A single Eubalaena glacialis isolate mEubGla1 chromosome 18, mEubGla1.1.hap2.+ XY, whole genome shotgun sequence DNA region contains:
- the ZNF180 gene encoding zinc finger protein 180 isoform X3 — translation MEEWDEKPPGPLKASAQEGVNFQRVTVDFTQEEEGTLNPAWRTLDRDVILENHRHLVSWDSATALGRRESTSKQSIFGDEASHRVKIERLTRDDPWLSSCEEVQDCKELLEKQQEKQERLLKEVTFTHRRAVSHERACKSDDLEEKRGLNSSLLSPQVIPIRNHFHKHASHVKKLHYNSMVNTHQMINDSEKLCENKECGNLPQSIHFIQFTKTQTEDKSYGFSDSIQHFSRDKPLNLHEKIHAQGRSFDFKECGQVLNHSISHNEQQRISVEESQYKCNKTSQSSSLAQNMRNHSEEKPFECNQCGKSFSWSSHLVAHQRTHTGEKPYECNECGKSFSRSSHLVSHQRTHTGEKPYRCNQCGKSFSQSYVLVVHQRTHTGEKPYECSQCGKSFRQSYKLIAHQRTHTGEKPYECNQCGKSFIQSYKLIAHQRIHTGEKPYECNQCGKSFSQSYKLVAHQRSHTGEKPFECNQCGKSFSWSSQLVAHQRTHTGEKPYECNECGKSFNRSSHLVMHQRTHTGEKPYECNQCGKSFSQSYVLVVHQRTHTGEKPYECSQCGKSFRQSSCLTQHQRTHTGEKPYECNQCGKTFSLSARLIVHQRTHTGEKPFTCNQCGKAFINSSKLIRHQATHTEEKPYECN, via the exons GAAGGAGTGAACTTCCAAAGAGTGACTGTGGACTTCACTCAGGAGGAAGAAGGCACTTTGAACCCTGCCTGGAGGACCCTGGACAGAGATGTGATCCTGGAGAACCACAGGCACCTAGTCTCTTGGG ACTCGGCAACTGCACTTGGAAGAAGAGAATCAACATCAAAGCAGAGCATTTTTGGTGATGAAGCATCCCACAGAGTGAAGATAGAAAGGTTGACAAGAGATGATCCTTGGTTATCTTCATGTGAAGAAGTTCAGGATTGTAAGGAGCTGTTGGAGAAGcaacaggaaaaacaagagagacTTTTGAAGGAAGTGACATTCACTCACAGAAGAGCTGTTAGTCATGAGAGAGCCTGCAAAAGTGATGACCTTGAGGAGAAGCGTGGTCTGAATTCCAGTCTTCTTTCACCACAGGTGATACCCATAAGAAACCATTTTCATAAACATGCTTCACATGTTAAAAAATTGCATTATAATTCTATGGTAAACACTCATCAGATGATTAATGATAGTGAGAAACTCtgtgaaaataaagaatgtgGAAACCTCCCCCAAAGCATTCATTTTATTCAGTTTACAAAAACTCAAACAGAAGATAAATCCTATGGATTTAGTGACAGTATTCAACATTTTAGCCGTGATAAACCCCTAAATCTACATGAGAAAATACACGCACAAGGAAGATCCTTTGATTTTAAGGAATGTGGGCAAGTTCTGAACCACAGTATATCCCATAATGAACAACAGAGAATCTCTGTTGAAGAGAGTCagtataaatgtaataaaacctCCCAGAGTTCATCCCTTGCTCAAAACATGAGAAATCACTCTGAAGAGAAACCCTTTGAATGTAATCAGTGTGGGAAATCCTTCAGCTGGAGCTCTCATCTTGTTGCACATCAGAGAACTCACACAGGggagaaaccttatgaatgtaacGAATGTGGGAAATCATTCAGCCGCAGCTCTCACCTCGTTTCCCATCAgagaactcacactggagagaaaccttatagATGTAATCAGTGTGGGAAATCCTTTAGCCAGAGCTATGTCCTTGTCGTGCATCAGAGAACtcatactggagagaagcctTATGAATGCAGTCAGTGTGGAAAGTCATTCAGGCAGAGCTACAAACTTATTGCACATCAAAGAACtcatactggagagaagccctacGAATGTAATCAATGTGGGAAATCATTTATCCAGAGCTATAAGCTTATTGCCCATcaaagaattcatactggagaaaaGCCCTATGAATGCAATCAATGTGGGAAGTCCTTTAGTCAAAGTTACAAACTTGTCGCACATCAGAGGAGTCACACAGGAGAAAAACCCTTTGAATGTAATCAGTGTGGAAAATCTTTCAGCTGGAGTTCTCAACTTGTTGCACACCAAAGaactcatactggagagaaaccctacgaGTGTAATGAGTGTGGGAAATCTTTCAACCGCAGTTCTCACCTTGTTATGCATCAGAGAACTCAtactggagaaaaaccctatgaatgtaatcaATGTGGGAAGTCCTTCAGCCAGAGTTATGTTCTTGTTGTACATCAGAGAACTCATACTGGAGAAAAGCCCTATGAGTGCAGTCAGTGTGGGAAATCTTTCAGGCAGAGTTCATGCCTTACTCAACATCAGAGaactcatactggagagaaaccctatgaatgtaatcaATGTGGAAAAACATTCAGCTTGAGTGCTCGACTTATTGTACATCAAAGaactcatactggagagaaaccctttaCATGTAATCAGTGTGGGAAAGCTTTCATTAATAGTTCTAAACTTATTAGGCATCAGGCAACTCATACTgaagagaaaccctatgaatgtaactAG
- the ZNF180 gene encoding zinc finger protein 180 isoform X2, translating to MEEWDEKPPGPLKASAQEIIIKVERDDAGSLAVASQEGVNFQRVTVDFTQEEEGTLNPAWRTLDRDVILENHRHLVSWDSATALGRRESTSKQSIFGDEASHRVKIERLTRDDPWLSSCEEVQDCKELLEKQQEKQERLLKEVTFTHRRAVSHERACKSDDLEEKRGLNSSLLSPQVIPIRNHFHKHASHVKKLHYNSMVNTHQMINDSEKLCENKECGNLPQSIHFIQFTKTQTEDKSYGFSDSIQHFSRDKPLNLHEKIHAQGRSFDFKECGQVLNHSISHNEQQRISVEESQYKCNKTSQSSSLAQNMRNHSEEKPFECNQCGKSFSWSSHLVAHQRTHTGEKPYECNECGKSFSRSSHLVSHQRTHTGEKPYRCNQCGKSFSQSYVLVVHQRTHTGEKPYECSQCGKSFRQSYKLIAHQRTHTGEKPYECNQCGKSFIQSYKLIAHQRIHTGEKPYECNQCGKSFSQSYKLVAHQRSHTGEKPFECNQCGKSFSWSSQLVAHQRTHTGEKPYECNECGKSFNRSSHLVMHQRTHTGEKPYECNQCGKSFSQSYVLVVHQRTHTGEKPYECSQCGKSFRQSSCLTQHQRTHTGEKPYECNQCGKTFSLSARLIVHQRTHTGEKPFTCNQCGKAFINSSKLIRHQATHTEEKPYECN from the exons GAGATTATCATCAAGGTCGAGAGAGATGATGCTGGGTCACTGGCCGTTGCATCCCAG GAAGGAGTGAACTTCCAAAGAGTGACTGTGGACTTCACTCAGGAGGAAGAAGGCACTTTGAACCCTGCCTGGAGGACCCTGGACAGAGATGTGATCCTGGAGAACCACAGGCACCTAGTCTCTTGGG ACTCGGCAACTGCACTTGGAAGAAGAGAATCAACATCAAAGCAGAGCATTTTTGGTGATGAAGCATCCCACAGAGTGAAGATAGAAAGGTTGACAAGAGATGATCCTTGGTTATCTTCATGTGAAGAAGTTCAGGATTGTAAGGAGCTGTTGGAGAAGcaacaggaaaaacaagagagacTTTTGAAGGAAGTGACATTCACTCACAGAAGAGCTGTTAGTCATGAGAGAGCCTGCAAAAGTGATGACCTTGAGGAGAAGCGTGGTCTGAATTCCAGTCTTCTTTCACCACAGGTGATACCCATAAGAAACCATTTTCATAAACATGCTTCACATGTTAAAAAATTGCATTATAATTCTATGGTAAACACTCATCAGATGATTAATGATAGTGAGAAACTCtgtgaaaataaagaatgtgGAAACCTCCCCCAAAGCATTCATTTTATTCAGTTTACAAAAACTCAAACAGAAGATAAATCCTATGGATTTAGTGACAGTATTCAACATTTTAGCCGTGATAAACCCCTAAATCTACATGAGAAAATACACGCACAAGGAAGATCCTTTGATTTTAAGGAATGTGGGCAAGTTCTGAACCACAGTATATCCCATAATGAACAACAGAGAATCTCTGTTGAAGAGAGTCagtataaatgtaataaaacctCCCAGAGTTCATCCCTTGCTCAAAACATGAGAAATCACTCTGAAGAGAAACCCTTTGAATGTAATCAGTGTGGGAAATCCTTCAGCTGGAGCTCTCATCTTGTTGCACATCAGAGAACTCACACAGGggagaaaccttatgaatgtaacGAATGTGGGAAATCATTCAGCCGCAGCTCTCACCTCGTTTCCCATCAgagaactcacactggagagaaaccttatagATGTAATCAGTGTGGGAAATCCTTTAGCCAGAGCTATGTCCTTGTCGTGCATCAGAGAACtcatactggagagaagcctTATGAATGCAGTCAGTGTGGAAAGTCATTCAGGCAGAGCTACAAACTTATTGCACATCAAAGAACtcatactggagagaagccctacGAATGTAATCAATGTGGGAAATCATTTATCCAGAGCTATAAGCTTATTGCCCATcaaagaattcatactggagaaaaGCCCTATGAATGCAATCAATGTGGGAAGTCCTTTAGTCAAAGTTACAAACTTGTCGCACATCAGAGGAGTCACACAGGAGAAAAACCCTTTGAATGTAATCAGTGTGGAAAATCTTTCAGCTGGAGTTCTCAACTTGTTGCACACCAAAGaactcatactggagagaaaccctacgaGTGTAATGAGTGTGGGAAATCTTTCAACCGCAGTTCTCACCTTGTTATGCATCAGAGAACTCAtactggagaaaaaccctatgaatgtaatcaATGTGGGAAGTCCTTCAGCCAGAGTTATGTTCTTGTTGTACATCAGAGAACTCATACTGGAGAAAAGCCCTATGAGTGCAGTCAGTGTGGGAAATCTTTCAGGCAGAGTTCATGCCTTACTCAACATCAGAGaactcatactggagagaaaccctatgaatgtaatcaATGTGGAAAAACATTCAGCTTGAGTGCTCGACTTATTGTACATCAAAGaactcatactggagagaaaccctttaCATGTAATCAGTGTGGGAAAGCTTTCATTAATAGTTCTAAACTTATTAGGCATCAGGCAACTCATACTgaagagaaaccctatgaatgtaactAG
- the ZNF180 gene encoding zinc finger protein 180 isoform X1 has translation MEEWDEKPPGPLKASAQDCLLSQEIIIKVERDDAGSLAVASQEGVNFQRVTVDFTQEEEGTLNPAWRTLDRDVILENHRHLVSWDSATALGRRESTSKQSIFGDEASHRVKIERLTRDDPWLSSCEEVQDCKELLEKQQEKQERLLKEVTFTHRRAVSHERACKSDDLEEKRGLNSSLLSPQVIPIRNHFHKHASHVKKLHYNSMVNTHQMINDSEKLCENKECGNLPQSIHFIQFTKTQTEDKSYGFSDSIQHFSRDKPLNLHEKIHAQGRSFDFKECGQVLNHSISHNEQQRISVEESQYKCNKTSQSSSLAQNMRNHSEEKPFECNQCGKSFSWSSHLVAHQRTHTGEKPYECNECGKSFSRSSHLVSHQRTHTGEKPYRCNQCGKSFSQSYVLVVHQRTHTGEKPYECSQCGKSFRQSYKLIAHQRTHTGEKPYECNQCGKSFIQSYKLIAHQRIHTGEKPYECNQCGKSFSQSYKLVAHQRSHTGEKPFECNQCGKSFSWSSQLVAHQRTHTGEKPYECNECGKSFNRSSHLVMHQRTHTGEKPYECNQCGKSFSQSYVLVVHQRTHTGEKPYECSQCGKSFRQSSCLTQHQRTHTGEKPYECNQCGKTFSLSARLIVHQRTHTGEKPFTCNQCGKAFINSSKLIRHQATHTEEKPYECN, from the exons GACTGTCTCCTTTCTCAGGAGATTATCATCAAGGTCGAGAGAGATGATGCTGGGTCACTGGCCGTTGCATCCCAG GAAGGAGTGAACTTCCAAAGAGTGACTGTGGACTTCACTCAGGAGGAAGAAGGCACTTTGAACCCTGCCTGGAGGACCCTGGACAGAGATGTGATCCTGGAGAACCACAGGCACCTAGTCTCTTGGG ACTCGGCAACTGCACTTGGAAGAAGAGAATCAACATCAAAGCAGAGCATTTTTGGTGATGAAGCATCCCACAGAGTGAAGATAGAAAGGTTGACAAGAGATGATCCTTGGTTATCTTCATGTGAAGAAGTTCAGGATTGTAAGGAGCTGTTGGAGAAGcaacaggaaaaacaagagagacTTTTGAAGGAAGTGACATTCACTCACAGAAGAGCTGTTAGTCATGAGAGAGCCTGCAAAAGTGATGACCTTGAGGAGAAGCGTGGTCTGAATTCCAGTCTTCTTTCACCACAGGTGATACCCATAAGAAACCATTTTCATAAACATGCTTCACATGTTAAAAAATTGCATTATAATTCTATGGTAAACACTCATCAGATGATTAATGATAGTGAGAAACTCtgtgaaaataaagaatgtgGAAACCTCCCCCAAAGCATTCATTTTATTCAGTTTACAAAAACTCAAACAGAAGATAAATCCTATGGATTTAGTGACAGTATTCAACATTTTAGCCGTGATAAACCCCTAAATCTACATGAGAAAATACACGCACAAGGAAGATCCTTTGATTTTAAGGAATGTGGGCAAGTTCTGAACCACAGTATATCCCATAATGAACAACAGAGAATCTCTGTTGAAGAGAGTCagtataaatgtaataaaacctCCCAGAGTTCATCCCTTGCTCAAAACATGAGAAATCACTCTGAAGAGAAACCCTTTGAATGTAATCAGTGTGGGAAATCCTTCAGCTGGAGCTCTCATCTTGTTGCACATCAGAGAACTCACACAGGggagaaaccttatgaatgtaacGAATGTGGGAAATCATTCAGCCGCAGCTCTCACCTCGTTTCCCATCAgagaactcacactggagagaaaccttatagATGTAATCAGTGTGGGAAATCCTTTAGCCAGAGCTATGTCCTTGTCGTGCATCAGAGAACtcatactggagagaagcctTATGAATGCAGTCAGTGTGGAAAGTCATTCAGGCAGAGCTACAAACTTATTGCACATCAAAGAACtcatactggagagaagccctacGAATGTAATCAATGTGGGAAATCATTTATCCAGAGCTATAAGCTTATTGCCCATcaaagaattcatactggagaaaaGCCCTATGAATGCAATCAATGTGGGAAGTCCTTTAGTCAAAGTTACAAACTTGTCGCACATCAGAGGAGTCACACAGGAGAAAAACCCTTTGAATGTAATCAGTGTGGAAAATCTTTCAGCTGGAGTTCTCAACTTGTTGCACACCAAAGaactcatactggagagaaaccctacgaGTGTAATGAGTGTGGGAAATCTTTCAACCGCAGTTCTCACCTTGTTATGCATCAGAGAACTCAtactggagaaaaaccctatgaatgtaatcaATGTGGGAAGTCCTTCAGCCAGAGTTATGTTCTTGTTGTACATCAGAGAACTCATACTGGAGAAAAGCCCTATGAGTGCAGTCAGTGTGGGAAATCTTTCAGGCAGAGTTCATGCCTTACTCAACATCAGAGaactcatactggagagaaaccctatgaatgtaatcaATGTGGAAAAACATTCAGCTTGAGTGCTCGACTTATTGTACATCAAAGaactcatactggagagaaaccctttaCATGTAATCAGTGTGGGAAAGCTTTCATTAATAGTTCTAAACTTATTAGGCATCAGGCAACTCATACTgaagagaaaccctatgaatgtaactAG